Sequence from the Maribellus comscasis genome:
GCCAATGCCGATTTCCTGAAAAAAATTAAAGCCACTTATTATAAAATCAACCGTGGTGGTGACATTACCTACCACGGCCCCGGACAAATTGTGGGCTACCCCATCATCGATTTGGAACACTACAAAATTGGTGTGCGCGAGTACATCGAAAAAATGGAAGATGCCATCATCGCCGCCATTGCCGAATATGGTCTGGAAGGAGGCAGGAAAGAAGGTGCCACTGGTGTTTGGCTCGACTTTAACCATAAAGTACGTTCCCGAAAAATCTGTGCTATTGGCGTGCGCGTAAGCCGCTACGTCACCATGCATGGTTTTGCTCTAAATGTAAACACCGATATGCGTTACTTTACTTACATCAACCCCTGTGGACTAACTTTTGGTGTTACTTCCATCCAACAGGAACTGGGAAGAAAAATTGATTTGGAAGAGGTAAAATCAATTCTGAAAGAAAAGTTTAATTCTATCTATTAAATCTCTCATCCGGCATTTCAAATTCCCTCCAATAATTTTTTTAAAAGAACTACTTCACATAAAGCAGCGCCAAATTTGATGGTAA
This genomic interval carries:
- the lipB gene encoding lipoyl(octanoyl) transferase LipB yields the protein MTNFNYNDLGLKDYKECWDYQEGILADVVAEKRVTGKPTSKNQFILVEHPHVYTLGKSGDETNLLANADFLKKIKATYYKINRGGDITYHGPGQIVGYPIIDLEHYKIGVREYIEKMEDAIIAAIAEYGLEGGRKEGATGVWLDFNHKVRSRKICAIGVRVSRYVTMHGFALNVNTDMRYFTYINPCGLTFGVTSIQQELGRKIDLEEVKSILKEKFNSIY